In one window of Candidatus Rubrimentiphilum sp. DNA:
- the nuoD gene encoding NADH dehydrogenase (quinone) subunit D gives MTTTPLTPEIVSQEGNAMVLSMGPQHPSTHGVLQIMLEISGENIVKAEPEIGYLHTGIEKTAENLFWSQAQTVIERMDYLAPSSNAYCYCLAVEQLLGVTDRIPERAQQIRVLQAELTRIASHCVWLGTHGIDLGALSAFFYCFDMREKILDLQEATGGARMHPNYLRIGGVQADLPSGFMEQLDELIAMFPGRMRDLRTLLQANPILQDRLIDVGIMTQEEAQDWSITGPALRATGIAYDVRRAFPYGGYANYEFDIPTRVEGDSYARFLVRLDEMEQSMRIVQQVRNALKPGPIAIDDTKIMPPPKETIALSMEALIHHFKIMTEGFRVPPGDVYQAVEGPRGELAYYVVSDGGNRPYRVRTRPPSMYNLQALKGLAPGNLIADLVVIIGSLDPVFGEVDR, from the coding sequence ATGACCACGACGCCGCTCACGCCGGAGATCGTATCGCAAGAAGGCAATGCGATGGTACTCTCGATGGGGCCGCAGCATCCTTCGACACATGGCGTGCTGCAGATCATGCTCGAGATCTCGGGCGAGAACATCGTCAAGGCCGAGCCCGAGATCGGCTACCTCCATACCGGCATCGAGAAGACCGCGGAGAATCTCTTTTGGTCGCAGGCGCAGACCGTCATCGAGCGCATGGATTATCTCGCGCCCAGCAGCAACGCGTATTGCTACTGTTTGGCCGTAGAGCAGTTGCTTGGCGTCACCGATCGCATTCCGGAACGCGCGCAGCAGATTCGCGTGTTGCAGGCCGAGCTCACGCGCATCGCGTCGCACTGCGTCTGGCTGGGAACGCACGGTATCGATCTTGGCGCGCTTTCGGCGTTTTTCTACTGTTTCGACATGCGCGAAAAGATTTTGGATTTGCAAGAAGCAACCGGCGGCGCGCGCATGCATCCCAATTACTTGCGCATCGGCGGCGTGCAGGCGGATCTGCCGTCGGGCTTCATGGAGCAGCTCGACGAGCTCATCGCGATGTTTCCCGGCCGCATGCGCGATCTGCGCACACTGCTGCAAGCCAATCCGATTTTGCAAGATCGCCTGATCGACGTCGGCATCATGACGCAAGAAGAAGCGCAGGACTGGAGCATCACGGGCCCAGCGCTGCGCGCAACCGGTATCGCGTACGACGTCCGTCGCGCTTTTCCGTACGGCGGGTACGCCAACTATGAATTCGACATCCCGACGCGCGTTGAGGGCGATTCGTATGCGCGTTTCCTTGTGCGGTTGGACGAGATGGAACAATCGATGCGCATCGTGCAGCAAGTGCGCAATGCCTTGAAGCCCGGGCCGATCGCGATCGACGATACGAAAATCATGCCGCCGCCCAAAGAGACGATCGCGCTCTCGATGGAAGCGCTGATCCATCACTTCAAAATCATGACCGAAGGTTTTCGCGTCCCGCCGGGTGACGTCTACCAGGCCGTTGAGGGCCCGCGCGGCGAGCTCGCCTATTACGTCGTTTCGGACGGAGGCAACCGCCCGTACCGCGTGCGGACTCGTCCGCCTTCGATGTACAACCTACAGGCGCTCAAAGGGCTCGCGCCCGGCAACCTGATCGCCGATCTCGTGGTCATCATAGGCTCGCTCGATCCGGTTTTCGGAGAAGTCGACCGATGA
- a CDS encoding carboxypeptidase-like regulatory domain-containing protein — translation MKVFALGLVMILAQSGGCNNPNGGGVQDFGTIVGRVLDATNNRPVPNALVAVGSLYTGYSNPDGAFQLSGIPIGRQGLTASAPGYQTTSVTVPVHKDQTTNAYYVRLLPLTGGPTAPPPPTPTPTAGPPTPTPVLTPEPSPTGSTSPSP, via the coding sequence ATGAAGGTTTTCGCCCTCGGATTGGTTATGATTCTCGCCCAATCGGGAGGGTGCAATAACCCCAACGGCGGCGGCGTACAGGACTTCGGCACAATCGTCGGCCGCGTGCTCGATGCGACGAACAACCGGCCGGTCCCGAACGCGCTCGTGGCCGTCGGTTCCTTATATACGGGTTACTCCAACCCAGACGGCGCCTTCCAGCTCTCGGGCATTCCGATTGGCCGCCAGGGCCTGACCGCCAGCGCGCCCGGTTATCAGACGACGAGCGTCACCGTCCCCGTCCACAAAGATCAAACCACCAACGCGTACTACGTGCGGTTGCTGCCGCTGACGGGCGGGCCGACCGCACCGCCGCCGCCGACGCCGACTCCCACCGCCGGGCCGCCGACGCCGACTCCGGTGTTGACGCCCGAACCCAGTCCAACCGGCAGCACCAGCCCCTCGCCGTAG
- a CDS encoding NAD(P)H-dependent oxidoreductase subunit E: MSDFNSLLKKLKPQCDEIVAQYEQKRSALLPLVHLFQEHEGFASPEAVRAISEMLDLTPAVVESTISFYTLFYRKPVGKYMLQVCRGLACTLNGAENIMAYFREQLGVGHLETTPDGLFSYEEVECLAACDRATCMQVNLNFVYDLTPQMIDDMLAAMRAGKYNVAALQQTQTPERSWTLRQDAQVSDGEKSAGAQGQPDPNNPGGLDRDGIIMLDRILADEPRFRGRTKERLANLEPALADVIEE; the protein is encoded by the coding sequence ATGAGTGATTTCAATAGCCTACTGAAAAAGCTCAAGCCGCAATGCGACGAAATCGTCGCGCAGTACGAGCAGAAGCGATCCGCGCTGCTGCCGCTCGTGCACTTGTTTCAAGAGCACGAAGGCTTTGCGAGCCCGGAAGCGGTGCGCGCGATTTCGGAAATGCTCGATCTGACGCCGGCAGTTGTCGAGTCGACCATTTCGTTCTACACGCTGTTCTACCGCAAGCCCGTCGGCAAATACATGTTGCAGGTCTGCCGCGGGTTAGCGTGCACACTGAACGGCGCCGAGAACATCATGGCGTATTTTCGCGAGCAACTGGGCGTAGGGCATCTCGAGACGACGCCCGACGGATTGTTCTCGTACGAAGAAGTCGAGTGTCTGGCCGCGTGCGACCGCGCGACGTGCATGCAAGTGAATTTGAACTTCGTATACGACTTGACGCCCCAGATGATCGACGACATGCTGGCGGCGATGCGCGCCGGCAAGTACAATGTTGCGGCGCTGCAGCAAACCCAGACGCCCGAACGGAGTTGGACGCTCCGCCAGGACGCGCAGGTTTCGGATGGTGAAAAATCTGCGGGCGCGCAGGGCCAGCCCGATCCGAACAATCCCGGCGGCCTCGATCGCGACGGCATCATCATGCTCGACCGCATTTTGGCGGATGAGCCGCGCTTCCGCGGGCGCACGAAAGAGCGGCTCGCCAATCTCGAACCCGCGCTGGCCGATGTGATCGAGGAATAA
- a CDS encoding serine protease, with the protein MRRLIALSAFVLLAACAAPKSADDAFVAAADKLRPSIVLLTMDVPGATKRSGPDTEYATGIVIASGSWGSDILTVEHALEHAWNFRATIGNKRKVPFSVVARDSDLDVALVRTTARDLPVAPLGSSGDALPGRSVGLLGYPIPDEFENEGLGLATSLNTGRISALRRDAIEVTLPIVPGESGGPVFLADNGEIVGLAESRFEDERSIGFALPINAAKHFLHNHDIAHGF; encoded by the coding sequence ATGCGGCGTCTTATCGCGCTGTCCGCATTCGTACTTCTGGCGGCGTGCGCTGCGCCGAAATCGGCGGACGACGCATTCGTGGCAGCCGCGGACAAACTCCGGCCGTCGATCGTCTTGCTCACGATGGATGTGCCCGGTGCGACCAAGCGGAGCGGTCCCGACACCGAGTATGCGACCGGAATCGTGATCGCGAGCGGAAGTTGGGGCAGCGACATTCTCACGGTTGAGCACGCGCTCGAGCACGCCTGGAACTTCCGCGCGACGATCGGCAACAAACGCAAAGTGCCATTCAGTGTTGTCGCGCGCGACAGCGATCTCGATGTCGCGCTTGTGCGGACGACGGCAAGAGATCTTCCGGTTGCGCCGCTCGGTTCGAGTGGCGACGCGCTTCCCGGACGATCCGTGGGACTTTTGGGCTATCCGATACCCGATGAATTCGAAAACGAGGGGTTAGGTTTGGCAACATCTCTGAACACGGGGCGCATCTCCGCGCTGCGCCGCGATGCGATCGAGGTAACGCTCCCAATTGTTCCGGGAGAGAGTGGCGGGCCGGTGTTCCTGGCCGACAACGGCGAGATCGTCGGCTTAGCCGAATCGCGCTTCGAGGACGAACGATCGATTGGCTTTGCGCTACCGATTAACGCCGCAAAGCACTTCTTGCACAACCACGATATAGCCCACGGGTTTTAG
- a CDS encoding NADH-quinone oxidoreductase subunit A: MTPYAPVAIFVAVAVAAALAFSLLPGLLAQSKPNPEKEKAYECGVEPTSAIAGRFPVKFYLIAMLFVVLDVEAASFYPWAVQMHALRMFGLVEMGAFIVVLAIGYAYVWKKRGFEWR; the protein is encoded by the coding sequence ATGACCCCCTATGCGCCCGTAGCGATCTTCGTGGCCGTCGCCGTGGCTGCCGCGCTGGCATTCAGTCTTTTGCCGGGCCTTTTGGCGCAGAGCAAACCGAATCCCGAAAAAGAGAAAGCCTACGAGTGCGGCGTCGAGCCGACTTCCGCGATCGCCGGCCGTTTTCCGGTGAAGTTCTATCTGATCGCCATGCTCTTCGTGGTTTTGGATGTGGAGGCGGCCTCGTTTTATCCGTGGGCCGTCCAGATGCACGCGTTGCGCATGTTCGGGCTGGTCGAGATGGGCGCGTTTATCGTCGTCCTCGCGATCGGGTACGCCTACGTCTGGAAGAAACGAGGTTTCGAATGGAGGTAG
- a CDS encoding NADH-quinone oxidoreductase subunit C, which translates to MPSTQTPPLTGTAIDPPALRPPIDDAAIERIEPAQLHARLADLKREGFGLLLDVGAVDYPERTPRFDVVYHLLNLAKTKRVRLLCGVTAEDPKLPTATDLWRSADWAEREIYDLFGISFGGHPDMRRIQMPNDWEGHPLRKDYPLRGPARERSPRPAFALKSNVQAGAPPSGRTLEALQQQIAKIRNQDPKS; encoded by the coding sequence ATGCCTAGCACACAAACGCCGCCGCTAACCGGAACGGCGATCGATCCGCCCGCGCTACGTCCGCCGATCGACGATGCCGCCATCGAGCGCATCGAACCGGCGCAGCTGCATGCGCGGCTCGCCGATCTCAAACGCGAGGGTTTTGGGCTGCTGCTCGATGTCGGGGCCGTGGACTATCCGGAGCGAACGCCGCGTTTCGACGTCGTCTATCATCTCTTAAATTTGGCGAAGACGAAGCGCGTGCGCTTGCTATGCGGCGTTACGGCTGAAGATCCGAAGCTGCCGACGGCGACGGATCTATGGAGGTCCGCCGATTGGGCCGAACGCGAGATCTACGATCTCTTCGGAATTTCATTCGGAGGCCATCCGGATATGCGGCGCATTCAAATGCCCAACGATTGGGAGGGCCATCCGCTCCGTAAGGATTATCCGCTGCGCGGTCCGGCGCGCGAACGCTCGCCGCGGCCGGCTTTTGCCTTAAAGAGCAACGTGCAGGCGGGCGCGCCGCCTTCTGGGCGCACACTCGAAGCGCTGCAGCAGCAGATCGCCAAGATTCGAAATCAGGATCCGAAATCGTGA
- the nuoF gene encoding NADH-quinone oxidoreductase subunit NuoF, producing MPVVKVLTAGLGEADLRDIKVYRKRGGYKQLARAFQEMKPADVQALCDKSGLRGRGGAGFPTGKKWSFLPPATRPRYLVCNCDEAEPGTFKDRMLLEENPHMLIEGILLGAYAIESHHAFIYIRGEFKRGYEIFMQALAQARKAGFVGENLFGSGYDLEVTVHRGAGAYICGEETALLNSLEGKRGEPRLKPPFPAVQGLYGKPTVVNNVETLMYLVPILEHGPEWFSSVGTERSKGYKVVSISGHVQKPGNYEVPLGTPVRELIEIAGGLRPGRTLMAIQPGGGSSACIFEEQLDLPYDYESLAKAGTMLGSGAMVVMDDTTDIVRAAFNLVRFFAHESCGQCTPCREGGHWLERVLHRFLENRGLKSDIEMLARVSHEITGINLCPLGDSIEPFLASVLKRFPEQFEARVARETVRL from the coding sequence ATGCCGGTCGTTAAAGTTTTAACCGCGGGCCTCGGCGAGGCGGATCTGCGCGACATCAAAGTCTATCGCAAACGGGGCGGCTATAAGCAGCTCGCGCGCGCGTTTCAAGAGATGAAACCGGCCGACGTGCAGGCCCTCTGCGACAAGTCGGGCTTGCGCGGCCGGGGCGGCGCCGGTTTTCCGACCGGCAAAAAGTGGTCGTTTCTGCCGCCCGCGACTCGCCCGCGCTATTTGGTGTGTAACTGCGACGAGGCCGAACCCGGCACGTTCAAAGACCGCATGCTGCTCGAAGAGAACCCGCACATGCTGATCGAGGGCATTCTGCTGGGCGCATACGCGATTGAGTCGCACCACGCGTTCATTTATATTCGCGGCGAGTTCAAGCGCGGTTACGAGATCTTCATGCAGGCGTTAGCGCAGGCGCGCAAGGCCGGCTTCGTCGGCGAGAATCTGTTCGGCAGCGGCTACGATCTCGAGGTGACCGTGCATCGCGGCGCCGGCGCATATATTTGTGGCGAGGAAACCGCGCTGCTGAATTCGCTGGAAGGGAAGCGCGGCGAGCCGCGTCTGAAGCCGCCGTTTCCGGCAGTGCAGGGGCTCTACGGAAAACCGACGGTCGTCAACAACGTCGAGACGCTCATGTATCTCGTGCCGATTCTCGAACATGGGCCGGAATGGTTTTCGTCAGTCGGAACCGAGCGCAGCAAGGGTTACAAAGTCGTTTCGATCAGCGGACACGTGCAGAAGCCGGGCAACTACGAAGTGCCGCTCGGCACACCGGTGCGCGAGCTCATCGAAATCGCGGGCGGCTTGCGTCCGGGACGGACCCTAATGGCGATTCAACCCGGCGGCGGCTCATCGGCATGCATCTTCGAAGAGCAGCTCGATCTGCCGTACGACTATGAATCGCTGGCGAAGGCCGGCACGATGCTTGGCTCCGGCGCCATGGTCGTTATGGACGACACAACGGATATCGTGCGCGCGGCTTTCAACCTCGTACGTTTCTTCGCACACGAATCGTGCGGCCAATGCACGCCGTGCCGCGAAGGCGGCCACTGGCTGGAACGCGTGCTCCATCGTTTTCTTGAGAACCGCGGGCTAAAGTCCGACATCGAGATGCTCGCGCGCGTCAGCCATGAGATCACCGGAATCAATTTGTGTCCGCTCGGCGACTCGATCGAGCCGTTCTTGGCGTCGGTTCTCAAGCGTTTTCCGGAACAGTTCGAAGCTCGCGTTGCAAGGGAGACCGTGCGTCTATGA
- the hflX gene encoding GTPase HflX: MAHRSASPNRAVGPRALVVAVDTDDPARPIEPELAELEALAAASGAKIVGRMVQRRARVDAATLVGSGKAVEIAELAKTAKANLILVLNDLRPRQRKNLEKVIPVPIVDRTMLILDVFARHARSREGKLQVELAQLRYRQSNLIGIGADLSRLGGGIGTRGPGETKLEVDRRRIQERISVLNRQLSDVRRQRKTRRASPGREPLAALVGYTNAGKTSLLNRLARSNAFVADQPFATLDPTVRRVWLKDREYVSVVDTVGFITELPKDLLAAFRATLEELEQAELLVHVVDAANPDWPRQMAAVDKTLADLQLGTKPQLLVFNKCDVVSAMPHRAGAISVSARTGSGIAELKSAMETAVAR, encoded by the coding sequence ATGGCTCATCGATCAGCTTCGCCCAATCGCGCGGTAGGGCCGCGAGCACTCGTCGTCGCTGTAGATACGGACGACCCCGCGCGGCCAATCGAACCGGAACTGGCTGAACTGGAAGCGCTGGCGGCTGCGTCGGGCGCGAAAATTGTGGGGCGTATGGTGCAGCGGCGCGCGCGTGTCGACGCGGCTACGCTGGTTGGCAGCGGCAAAGCTGTCGAAATTGCGGAGCTTGCGAAAACTGCAAAAGCGAATCTCATCTTGGTACTCAACGATCTGCGCCCGCGGCAACGCAAGAATCTGGAAAAAGTTATCCCGGTGCCGATCGTCGACCGCACGATGTTGATTCTCGACGTGTTTGCGCGTCACGCACGCAGCCGCGAAGGCAAGCTGCAAGTCGAGCTCGCGCAACTGCGCTACCGCCAGTCGAATCTGATCGGCATCGGCGCCGATCTTTCACGTTTGGGCGGCGGCATCGGCACGCGCGGCCCCGGTGAAACGAAACTCGAAGTCGATCGGCGGCGCATTCAAGAACGAATCAGCGTGCTCAACCGGCAGCTGTCCGATGTTCGCCGCCAGCGCAAGACGCGTCGCGCCTCGCCCGGGCGCGAGCCGCTCGCCGCGTTGGTCGGTTACACGAATGCCGGCAAAACGTCGCTGCTGAACCGTCTGGCGCGCTCGAACGCGTTCGTCGCCGACCAGCCGTTCGCGACGCTCGATCCCACGGTGCGGCGCGTCTGGCTGAAGGACCGGGAATACGTCAGCGTTGTCGATACGGTTGGTTTTATCACGGAATTGCCAAAAGATTTGCTCGCCGCGTTTCGCGCGACTCTCGAAGAATTAGAGCAAGCCGAGTTGCTCGTGCATGTCGTGGACGCCGCGAATCCGGATTGGCCGCGCCAAATGGCGGCAGTCGACAAAACGCTGGCTGACCTGCAATTGGGAACGAAGCCGCAGCTCCTGGTCTTCAACAAATGCGATGTCGTTAGCGCAATGCCGCACCGCGCCGGCGCGATCAGCGTAAGCGCGCGGACGGGCAGCGGAATCGCCGAACTAAAATCCGCGATGGAAACGGCGGTCGCGCGTTGA
- a CDS encoding molybdopterin-dependent oxidoreductase, which translates to MADQQLVTVTIDGTPVQVPKGTWLVEAAKQIKREIPVYCYHRKMGPAGLCRICLVEIEGVPKLQIACNTAVTDGMVVHTQSDKAADGRRAVLELYLVNHPLDCPICDKGGECDLQDYAMAYGQGYSRSIDPKVSKPKAIDLGPTIVLDEERCVVCQRCVRFDDMIVGERELVLKDRGVRNIIATANGEPYRHNFTGNVTELCPVGALTSKTYRFKSRPWDLRRTGTTCTQCPVGCQMHVDVRVGVVQRTMSVEDDDAISDGWLCDRGRYNVGFYDDPARVTQPMYKQDGRWIQISWDDALDLWATALRQACKADPKSVGVIGGGRLTNEEAFLLQHVFRATGVKNLDWRAGRQRQASPGRNGAKLEDLETANAIVLVGESPSERAPIMDLRVRKAAFQKGAKLIRIASAERAYPSPIPSQDVSSVAEAIKALPKDANRIAVVWDGCDAALVSTLLEKLPGAEILTYITGEQANARGAEAMGMLPFFGPGYSKVDGGLDGAGMLDALGDGRLAVLSIFGANPALHYPDAAAVKGAPFVVVSDLFMTETAKAATLVLPAKGGFEKTGTTTNLAGDVLPVNAAQSLESPPDALSDLEMIVALAEKLGVDLPVAEEVDATVLRHLANSPEDFTLGDERFARHPEVSKDPEVSKGSFRVVFQTRIFAGGGTSAHDARIAELRPLPEAAFSPEDAAKLGVSTGDYVDLAGLGKLGRPSTGALSRAAQDDTADDAVARDTVMHDLLVEVRPGMPNGTIALIDGLPDDPANVCGAGASVKVTNIRRASELLEPAGAPA; encoded by the coding sequence GTGGCTGACCAGCAACTCGTTACCGTTACCATAGACGGCACGCCGGTCCAAGTTCCGAAGGGAACGTGGCTGGTTGAAGCTGCCAAACAGATAAAGCGCGAGATCCCGGTTTACTGCTATCACCGCAAGATGGGGCCCGCCGGGTTGTGCCGCATTTGTTTGGTCGAAATCGAGGGGGTGCCGAAGCTGCAGATCGCGTGCAATACCGCGGTCACGGACGGCATGGTCGTCCATACGCAGAGCGATAAAGCCGCGGACGGCCGCCGCGCAGTCCTCGAACTGTACCTCGTGAATCATCCGCTGGATTGTCCGATTTGCGACAAAGGCGGCGAATGCGATCTGCAAGACTACGCGATGGCGTACGGTCAGGGATATTCGCGCAGCATCGATCCGAAGGTCAGCAAACCCAAAGCGATCGATCTGGGTCCGACGATCGTGCTGGACGAAGAGCGCTGCGTCGTCTGCCAGCGCTGCGTGCGCTTTGACGACATGATCGTCGGCGAACGCGAGCTCGTCCTGAAAGATCGGGGCGTGCGCAACATCATCGCGACTGCGAATGGCGAGCCGTACCGCCACAATTTTACGGGCAACGTTACCGAACTCTGTCCGGTGGGCGCGCTGACGTCGAAAACCTACCGCTTTAAATCCCGGCCGTGGGATTTGCGCCGCACCGGCACGACGTGCACGCAGTGCCCGGTCGGCTGTCAGATGCACGTGGACGTGCGCGTCGGGGTCGTGCAGCGGACGATGTCCGTCGAGGATGACGACGCGATTAGCGACGGCTGGTTGTGCGACCGCGGGCGCTATAATGTCGGGTTCTATGACGATCCGGCGCGCGTGACGCAGCCGATGTACAAACAGGACGGCCGCTGGATACAGATTTCATGGGATGACGCGCTCGATCTGTGGGCAACGGCGCTCCGCCAAGCGTGCAAAGCCGATCCCAAGTCCGTCGGCGTCATTGGCGGCGGCCGGCTCACGAATGAAGAAGCCTTCTTGCTGCAGCACGTTTTCCGCGCGACGGGCGTAAAGAATCTCGATTGGCGCGCCGGCAGACAGCGTCAGGCCTCGCCCGGACGGAACGGCGCCAAACTCGAGGACCTTGAAACGGCCAACGCGATCGTTCTAGTTGGCGAGTCGCCGTCGGAGCGCGCGCCTATCATGGACCTGCGCGTTCGCAAAGCCGCGTTTCAAAAAGGCGCGAAGCTTATCCGCATCGCGTCTGCCGAACGCGCGTACCCGTCGCCGATTCCCTCGCAAGATGTTTCAAGCGTTGCCGAGGCGATCAAGGCTTTGCCGAAAGATGCAAACCGTATAGCGGTCGTTTGGGACGGCTGCGACGCGGCGCTCGTCTCGACGCTGCTTGAAAAACTGCCGGGTGCGGAGATTCTTACTTACATTACGGGTGAGCAGGCGAATGCGCGCGGCGCGGAAGCCATGGGCATGTTGCCGTTCTTCGGTCCCGGGTATTCGAAGGTAGACGGCGGGCTGGATGGCGCCGGCATGCTCGATGCGTTGGGCGACGGGCGTTTGGCCGTTCTTTCAATCTTCGGAGCGAACCCGGCGCTGCATTATCCGGATGCCGCAGCCGTCAAAGGCGCGCCGTTTGTCGTCGTGAGCGATCTGTTCATGACAGAGACGGCCAAGGCCGCGACGCTCGTGCTTCCGGCTAAAGGCGGCTTTGAAAAAACCGGCACCACCACAAATCTCGCCGGTGACGTGTTGCCGGTTAACGCTGCGCAATCGCTCGAATCGCCGCCGGATGCACTCAGCGATCTCGAAATGATCGTCGCGCTGGCGGAAAAACTCGGCGTTGACCTGCCCGTGGCGGAAGAAGTGGATGCGACCGTGCTGCGCCACCTGGCGAACTCGCCGGAAGACTTTACACTCGGCGACGAGCGCTTCGCTCGTCATCCTGAGGTATCGAAGGACCCTGAGGTATCGAAGGGCAGCTTTAGAGTTGTCTTCCAAACCCGAATCTTTGCCGGCGGCGGAACGAGCGCGCACGATGCGCGCATCGCGGAGCTGCGTCCGTTGCCGGAAGCGGCGTTTTCGCCGGAGGATGCTGCGAAGTTGGGCGTGAGTACCGGTGATTACGTCGATCTTGCGGGCCTCGGCAAGCTCGGCCGCCCTTCGACTGGCGCGCTCTCGCGCGCCGCTCAGGATGACACAGCTGACGATGCCGTCGCGCGCGACACCGTAATGCACGATTTGCTCGTAGAGGTGCGTCCCGGAATGCCGAATGGGACGATCGCGCTGATCGACGGATTGCCCGACGATCCGGCTAACGTTTGCGGCGCCGGCGCTTCAGTGAAAGTAACGAACATCAGACGCGCGAGTGAATTGCTCGAGCCGGCCGGAGCGCCCGCGTGA
- a CDS encoding NADH-quinone oxidoreductase subunit B family protein: protein MEVGPGHFLLAKVDDVARWAQSSSVWPLTMGLACCAIEMMSATAPEYDIGRLGSEVFRASPRQADLMIVSGRVAQKMAPVVKRLYDQMADPKWVISMGACASSGGVFDNYAIVQGVDTVIPVDVYVPGCPPTPDGLLYAVNLIQQQIREGGRGGLLART, encoded by the coding sequence ATGGAGGTAGGCCCGGGCCATTTTCTCTTGGCGAAGGTGGACGACGTCGCGCGCTGGGCGCAAAGTTCGAGCGTCTGGCCGTTGACCATGGGTTTGGCCTGTTGCGCGATCGAGATGATGAGCGCGACCGCGCCCGAGTACGACATCGGGCGTTTGGGTTCCGAAGTTTTTCGCGCCTCGCCGCGCCAAGCCGATCTGATGATCGTTTCCGGCCGCGTCGCGCAGAAGATGGCGCCCGTTGTGAAGCGCTTGTACGATCAAATGGCCGATCCGAAGTGGGTGATCTCGATGGGCGCTTGCGCGAGTTCCGGCGGCGTCTTCGACAATTATGCGATCGTACAAGGCGTCGATACGGTCATCCCTGTCGACGTCTACGTTCCGGGCTGTCCACCGACGCCGGACGGATTGCTCTACGCGGTCAATCTGATCCAGCAGCAGATCCGCGAAGGCGGCCGCGGCGGATTGCTGGCACGCACATAA
- a CDS encoding potassium channel family protein, with amino-acid sequence MALNIVAILGGVFLVFIALRDVFQGVIVPRAENTALRVSRYLNRAIWYVWPKIANTFFHNERKREDFLGTFAPFTLVLYLVTWVVLLIAGWGFLFYGIRDQLRPENLSLADCIYFAGASFLTIGYGDIVGTTTLSHMLSLAAAACGLAVVAVVATFLFSLFGAFQKREAFVVTFGSRSGTPPSGVGLLIEHARAGIVPDLAQVFHEGQAWMASVMESHLAYPILTLFRSSHDYESWVGTLGALLDSSSLVLTTTESDAAIKGQAHIVYNLGRHLTHDFASYFGFEQDGQVTGIERNEFDGACDRLKAAGYHIGDCDEAWKRFSELRRSYAAPLNALARWLEIPPVQWVGDRSLLRSHSTAVH; translated from the coding sequence GTGGCGCTCAACATCGTCGCCATACTCGGCGGCGTCTTTTTGGTCTTCATCGCACTGCGCGATGTGTTTCAAGGCGTGATCGTTCCGCGCGCCGAGAATACGGCGCTTCGCGTCAGCCGGTACTTGAATCGCGCCATCTGGTACGTGTGGCCCAAGATTGCCAACACATTCTTTCACAACGAACGCAAACGTGAGGACTTCTTGGGAACGTTCGCGCCGTTCACGCTCGTCTTGTACCTGGTGACGTGGGTCGTCTTGCTGATCGCCGGCTGGGGTTTTCTCTTTTACGGCATTCGCGATCAGTTGCGTCCGGAAAATCTGTCTCTCGCCGACTGCATCTACTTCGCCGGCGCGTCATTCTTGACCATCGGCTACGGCGACATCGTTGGAACGACAACGCTGTCACACATGCTCTCGCTGGCGGCCGCAGCCTGCGGACTCGCGGTCGTGGCCGTCGTCGCGACGTTTCTCTTTTCGCTTTTCGGCGCATTTCAGAAACGCGAAGCGTTTGTCGTCACGTTCGGTTCGCGCTCGGGCACGCCGCCCAGCGGCGTCGGATTGCTCATCGAACATGCGCGCGCCGGGATCGTGCCGGATCTCGCACAGGTCTTTCACGAAGGCCAAGCTTGGATGGCAAGCGTGATGGAAAGCCACCTCGCTTATCCTATCCTCACGCTCTTTCGTTCGAGTCACGACTACGAATCGTGGGTCGGAACGCTCGGAGCACTGCTGGATTCATCATCGCTCGTGCTAACGACGACGGAAAGCGACGCGGCAATCAAAGGGCAGGCCCACATCGTCTACAATCTGGGCCGCCATCTCACGCACGATTTCGCAAGCTATTTCGGTTTCGAGCAAGACGGGCAAGTGACCGGAATCGAACGCAACGAATTCGACGGCGCATGCGATCGCCTCAAAGCCGCAGGATACCACATCGGCGATTGCGACGAAGCTTGGAAACGCTTTTCCGAGCTGCGGCGCAGTTACGCCGCGCCGCTCAATGCGCTCGCGCGCTGGCTCGAGATTCCTCCCGTGCAATGGGTGGGCGATCGCTCGCTACTGCGATCGCACTCCACCGCAGTGCACTAA